Proteins from a genomic interval of Polaribacter sejongensis:
- a CDS encoding polysaccharide pyruvyl transferase family protein, with amino-acid sequence MKSKVNVYWFNKKGKYGNFGDELGPYLIKKISGNEVSQVIINRSSIKLILAYLKGLVLGYYGLDILKNVLKTLKLNGNYIVSIGSIIGWGSGKRIVWGSGILFNNEKVDNGKFLAVRGKYTQKRLLELGYVCPSVFGDPALLLPLVYNPKVKKTYKLGMIPHHTQYEHFAGYEEKHGIKVINLIGDIEDILNEILSCEKIISSSLHGVIVAQAYSIPALWYEYSKIQWHGENIKFLDYFSSVGIKEYNPIPLKEMDDFNIEEEFEKFKEYSEYLNINLNLKNIQKNLLEVAPFNVLEEFAK; translated from the coding sequence ATGAAAAGTAAAGTAAATGTATATTGGTTTAATAAAAAAGGGAAATATGGTAATTTCGGAGATGAATTAGGCCCTTACTTAATAAAAAAGATTTCAGGAAATGAAGTGTCTCAAGTTATTATTAATAGAAGTTCTATTAAATTAATACTAGCATATTTAAAAGGTCTAGTATTAGGTTATTATGGTTTAGATATTTTAAAAAACGTTTTAAAGACACTTAAATTAAATGGTAATTATATTGTTTCTATAGGTAGTATTATAGGTTGGGGTAGTGGTAAGAGAATTGTATGGGGTAGTGGTATTTTATTTAATAATGAAAAGGTAGATAACGGTAAGTTTTTAGCGGTTCGAGGTAAATATACTCAAAAAAGATTATTAGAGTTGGGGTATGTTTGTCCGTCTGTTTTCGGAGATCCAGCATTGCTTTTACCTTTGGTTTATAATCCAAAGGTTAAGAAAACCTATAAATTAGGTATGATACCTCATCACACGCAATATGAACACTTTGCAGGTTATGAAGAAAAACACGGAATAAAAGTGATTAATTTAATTGGAGATATAGAGGATATTTTAAATGAAATTTTATCTTGTGAAAAAATTATTTCATCATCATTGCATGGTGTAATTGTAGCACAAGCTTATTCTATACCTGCTCTTTGGTATGAGTATTCTAAAATACAATGGCATGGAGAAAATATTAAGTTTTTAGATTATTTTTCATCAGTAGGCATAAAGGAATACAACCCAATTCCTTTAAAAGAGATGGACGATTTTAATATAGAGGAAGAATTTGAGAAATTTAAAGAATACTCTGAATATTTAAATATTAATTTAAATTTAAAGAATATTCAAAAGAATCTTTTAGAAGTAGCTCCTTTTAATGTTTTGGAAGAATTTGCTAAATAA
- the rfbB gene encoding dTDP-glucose 4,6-dehydratase, translating to MKKVLITGGAGFIGSHVVRLFVNKYPEYHIYNLDALTYAGNLENLNDIENKENYTFLKGDITNESFIESIFQKYKFDSVIHLAAESHVDRSITDPLAFAKTNILGTMNLLNSFKNLWNKDWKNKLFYHVSTDEVYGTLGSEGLFTETTSYDPNSPYSASKASSDHFVRAYGETYGLPYVISNCSNNYGANQFPEKLIPLFINNIINKKALPVYGDGKYTRDWLYVVDHAIAIELIFRNGKNEETYNIGGFNEWQNIDLIKLLCKQMDQKLNRIEGESEQLITYVKDRPGHDLRYAIDASKINKELGWEPSVTFEQGLSKTIDWYLNNTEWMDRIVSGEYEKYYNKQYK from the coding sequence ATGAAAAAGGTATTAATAACTGGTGGAGCTGGTTTCATAGGATCGCATGTTGTGCGTCTTTTTGTAAACAAGTATCCTGAGTATCATATTTATAATCTAGATGCTTTAACTTATGCAGGTAATTTAGAAAATTTAAATGACATAGAAAATAAGGAGAATTATACTTTTTTAAAGGGTGATATAACCAATGAATCATTTATTGAAAGTATTTTTCAAAAATATAAATTTGATTCAGTTATTCACTTGGCAGCGGAGTCTCATGTAGATAGATCTATAACAGACCCTTTAGCTTTTGCAAAGACCAATATTTTAGGAACAATGAATCTTTTAAATTCATTTAAAAATTTATGGAATAAAGATTGGAAGAATAAACTTTTCTATCATGTAAGTACAGATGAGGTTTATGGAACTTTGGGAAGTGAAGGTTTGTTTACAGAAACTACTTCTTATGATCCTAATTCACCATATTCTGCATCTAAGGCAAGTTCAGATCACTTTGTTAGAGCTTATGGAGAAACTTACGGATTACCTTATGTAATTTCTAATTGTTCTAATAATTATGGTGCGAATCAGTTTCCTGAGAAATTAATTCCATTATTTATTAATAATATCATCAATAAAAAAGCATTACCGGTTTATGGAGATGGAAAATATACTCGTGATTGGTTGTATGTTGTAGATCATGCTATTGCAATTGAATTGATTTTTCGCAATGGAAAGAATGAAGAAACCTATAATATTGGTGGGTTTAATGAATGGCAGAATATTGATTTGATTAAATTGTTGTGTAAGCAAATGGATCAAAAGTTGAATAGAATAGAAGGGGAAAGTGAGCAGTTAATTACTTATGTAAAAGATAGACCAGGTCACGATTTACGTTATGCCATAGATGCTTCCAAAATCAATAAAGAATTGGGGTGGGAGCCTTCAGTTACTTTTGAGCAAGGATTATCTAAGACGATTGATTGGTATTTAAATAATACTGAATGGATGGATCGTATTGTAAGTGGAGAATACGAAAAATATTATAACAAACAATATAAATAA
- a CDS encoding acyltransferase, whose translation MIFFNHKLSEVQSSKIGKGTTIWQFVVVLKDAVIGENCNINSHVFIENDVIIGNNVTIKSGVQIWDGVTLEDDVFIGPNVTFTNDLLPRSKKYPKSFSKTIIRKGASIGANVTIIAGNNIGEKAMIGAGAVVTKDVGENELWVGNPAKKIGYVSCMGDILDLDFKDKKGNKFTRKNEQLIKIIQND comes from the coding sequence ATGATTTTTTTTAATCATAAATTATCTGAAGTACAATCAAGTAAAATTGGTAAAGGAACTACTATTTGGCAATTTGTTGTTGTTTTAAAAGACGCTGTAATTGGTGAAAACTGTAATATCAATTCCCATGTATTTATAGAAAATGATGTTATTATAGGAAATAATGTTACTATTAAAAGTGGTGTTCAAATTTGGGACGGTGTTACTTTAGAAGATGATGTCTTTATTGGGCCAAATGTAACATTTACTAATGATTTACTTCCAAGGTCTAAAAAGTATCCAAAATCTTTTTCTAAAACAATAATTAGGAAAGGAGCATCTATAGGTGCAAATGTAACTATTATAGCAGGGAATAATATTGGGGAGAAAGCTATGATTGGTGCAGGTGCAGTTGTAACAAAAGATGTTGGGGAAAATGAGCTTTGGGTAGGAAACCCTGCGAAAAAAATTGGCTATGTTTCTTGTATGGGAGATATTTTAGATCTCGATTTCAAAGATAAAAAAGGTAATAAATTTACCAGGAAAAATGAACAACTAATAAAAATAATCCAGAATGATTAA
- a CDS encoding glycosyltransferase gives MKNKLVSYCLFTYNQEEYIEHAIAGALSQTYTPLEIIISDDCSKDSTYKIIEETVQGYKGPHTIVLNRNSKNLGLGDHVSKILYDTAKGDYLLTCAGDDISKPNHVLEAVKVIENDAIGNMVDFSGEIIDENGVFVKKIELPYQEKFNTLEDYLNLKKIELFAPGRIVSKKMLNHFEPLTKKCPTEDTVLVLRSLLLGGFTRVNKDLVSYRKHMNNISSKGGLSKLSNLAIIAQYIKDVLFLFETNMLDEETASILLKRINLEYKIRFLSFGKRKYKLQNLTRPLLKRVYKIKFKLITNNKN, from the coding sequence ATGAAAAATAAATTAGTTTCATATTGTCTTTTTACATATAATCAAGAAGAATATATAGAGCATGCAATTGCTGGTGCACTATCACAAACTTATACTCCCTTAGAAATTATTATTTCAGATGATTGTTCTAAAGATTCAACTTATAAAATAATTGAAGAAACTGTACAAGGATATAAGGGACCACACACAATTGTATTGAATAGAAATTCAAAAAATTTAGGGTTAGGAGATCATGTATCTAAAATTTTGTATGATACTGCTAAAGGAGATTATTTACTAACTTGTGCGGGAGATGATATTTCTAAGCCAAATCATGTATTAGAGGCGGTAAAGGTAATAGAAAATGATGCTATTGGTAATATGGTTGATTTTAGTGGTGAAATAATAGATGAGAATGGGGTATTTGTAAAGAAAATCGAATTGCCTTATCAAGAAAAATTTAATACTCTAGAAGATTATTTAAATTTAAAAAAAATTGAGTTATTTGCACCAGGTAGAATTGTTAGTAAAAAAATGCTAAACCATTTTGAACCTCTTACAAAAAAATGTCCTACAGAGGATACTGTCTTAGTCTTAAGAAGTTTATTATTAGGTGGCTTTACTAGAGTTAATAAGGATTTGGTTTCTTATAGAAAGCACATGAATAATATTTCAAGCAAAGGAGGATTGTCAAAACTGTCTAATTTGGCTATTATAGCTCAATATATAAAGGATGTATTGTTTCTTTTTGAGACAAATATGCTTGATGAGGAAACGGCAAGTATATTATTAAAAAGAATAAATTTAGAATATAAAATACGTTTTTTAAGTTTTGGTAAAAGAAAATATAAGTTACAAAACTTAACACGACCTTTATTAAAAAGAGTATATAAAATTAAATTTAAATTAATTACAAATAATAAAAATTAA
- a CDS encoding sugar 3,4-ketoisomerase, which produces MLKNNTVFDCSLIELPKVKNRSGNITAIENDIHIPFSVNRIFYLYDIPGGEDRGAHAHIDCHQFLVAASGSFEVLLDDGNVKKTVMLNQPFRGLHIPPGIWASEINFSSGSICLVLASHKYDENDYLRDYNDYLKFRS; this is translated from the coding sequence ATGTTGAAAAATAATACAGTTTTTGACTGTTCTTTAATAGAGTTACCGAAAGTTAAAAACAGATCTGGAAATATTACTGCAATTGAAAATGATATTCATATTCCTTTTAGCGTAAATAGAATCTTTTATTTATATGATATTCCTGGAGGTGAAGACAGAGGAGCACATGCACATATAGATTGCCATCAATTTTTAGTAGCGGCTTCGGGTAGTTTTGAAGTTTTATTAGATGATGGTAATGTGAAAAAAACAGTTATGTTAAATCAACCATTTAGAGGTTTACATATTCCACCTGGTATTTGGGCTTCAGAAATTAATTTTTCTTCTGGGTCAATTTGTTTAGTGTTAGCTTCTCATAAGTATGATGAGAATGACTATTTGAGAGATTACAATGATTATTTAAAGTTTAGATCATGA
- a CDS encoding sugar 3,4-ketoisomerase, which yields MIERVKIINLPKILDPRGNLSFLESNNHVPFQIKRTYWIYDVPGGEIRGGHAFKEQQELIVVLSGSLDVIIKDGNQEKKFSLNRSYYGLYVPNGLWRHMENFSTNTLAVVVSSTTFNENDYIRDFEEFKKNK from the coding sequence ATGATAGAGAGAGTAAAAATAATAAATTTACCAAAAATATTAGATCCTAGAGGTAATTTAAGTTTTTTAGAATCTAATAATCATGTACCTTTTCAAATTAAACGTACTTATTGGATTTATGATGTGCCAGGTGGAGAAATTCGTGGAGGGCATGCTTTTAAAGAACAACAAGAGTTAATTGTTGTACTTTCAGGAAGTTTAGATGTGATTATTAAAGACGGGAACCAAGAAAAGAAATTTTCTTTAAATAGATCATATTATGGGTTATATGTTCCTAATGGACTTTGGCGTCATATGGAAAATTTTTCAACAAATACTTTAGCAGTAGTGGTTTCTAGTACAACTTTTAATGAGAATGATTATATAAGAGACTTTGAAGAATTTAAAAAAAACAAATAA
- a CDS encoding acyltransferase, whose protein sequence is MFPFKIAKKMPVVFYGKVKLQCSKGKVKINAPIKFGMIGFGQKYELFKVSKKNAQLTLKGLIVFNGHVQIGLDYSIYINNDAVLEMGHLSSIGANGKIICMNSITTDDFARIGYESQLIDTSFHSMKDLKSNVTYEKIGSIKIGKYNYIGGRVSIMKSTHTPDYFTVSSNSLLTKNYCELGENVLVAGFPAKLIRNDVRRGWEEEDLEGLLII, encoded by the coding sequence ATGTTTCCATTTAAAATTGCAAAAAAAATGCCTGTTGTTTTTTATGGAAAAGTAAAACTTCAATGTTCGAAAGGTAAGGTAAAAATAAATGCACCAATTAAATTTGGAATGATTGGTTTTGGTCAGAAATATGAATTATTCAAAGTATCCAAAAAGAATGCACAATTAACATTAAAAGGGTTAATAGTGTTTAATGGTCATGTTCAGATAGGATTAGATTATTCAATATATATTAATAATGATGCAGTTCTTGAAATGGGGCACCTTTCTTCGATAGGGGCAAATGGTAAGATTATTTGTATGAATTCAATTACAACTGATGATTTTGCTAGAATTGGATATGAATCTCAGTTGATTGATACATCATTTCATTCAATGAAAGACTTGAAAAGTAATGTAACTTATGAAAAGATTGGTTCGATTAAAATTGGAAAATATAATTACATAGGTGGAAGAGTGTCAATTATGAAGTCAACACATACACCAGATTACTTTACCGTCAGCTCAAATAGTTTGTTAACTAAAAATTATTGTGAATTAGGCGAAAATGTCTTAGTCGCTGGGTTTCCTGCAAAGTTAATTAGAAACGATGTAAGAAGGGGATGGGAAGAAGAAGATTTAGAAGGCTTGTTAATCATTTAA
- a CDS encoding acyltransferase family protein, with amino-acid sequence MSFRYDIGFLRALAVVVVVFFHYQIPFFEGGFVGVDIFFVISGYLMTRIILKKFQTNSFILSEFYKRRLTRILPVLIVMIIGVLISTYFLYFPIDFRQLSLYSLFSSLFLSNYYYLFNSGYFDPSAQSNILLHTWSLSVEWQFYMIYPLFLILIRKIYLKKYKKFKVIFLTVTILSFFLIIIFNNFLPTNYTKISFFSFTHRAWEMMLGGVAFLYSDFFQTNISIVLKKLITYLCFLGLAISIFCFTDNDVWPSALTLLPTISSFLLIAIHKEYSFYKNRGIQYVGSISYSLYLWHWPIYVISKYFDYNGWDVIISLLILSVILSVLTYTFIEKKTKFISVNAILVTTFFTLLISGLAYFFPLNNHLFSEDVVALSEYRQHYEATRAKQFHSGTCHHMKKINYKDCLCINFDKKNVLLLGDSHAAQYSLSLRSKLDSSKYNFIEHTVVGTLPLINFQGEKMASKQFQDIFENFIVTNKDKIDVIILSGHWVNYHTFKDYENDVDLAKGINETIFFVEKLGIKLIILGQTEKYNINFSRVEAFKMIGKKEKSYIDENSFLLNNNLKKLVPVKNYIDLFLRSEFKHYDNKTKTPYMFDDDHLSLYGADQVIDFLIKEKKI; translated from the coding sequence ATGAGTTTTAGATATGATATTGGGTTTTTAAGGGCGTTAGCGGTTGTAGTAGTAGTTTTTTTTCACTACCAAATACCTTTTTTTGAAGGTGGCTTTGTTGGAGTTGATATTTTCTTTGTTATAAGTGGTTATTTAATGACAAGAATAATATTGAAAAAATTTCAAACAAACTCATTTATTTTAAGTGAATTTTACAAAAGACGATTAACTAGGATTCTACCAGTATTAATTGTTATGATAATAGGTGTTTTAATCAGTACTTATTTCTTGTATTTTCCGATAGATTTTAGGCAATTATCTCTTTATTCATTGTTTTCTAGTCTATTTTTATCGAACTATTATTATTTATTTAATTCTGGGTATTTTGATCCGTCAGCACAGTCTAATATACTTCTGCATACTTGGTCTCTTTCTGTAGAATGGCAGTTTTACATGATTTACCCTCTTTTCTTAATATTAATTAGAAAAATTTATTTAAAAAAATACAAGAAATTTAAAGTTATCTTTTTAACAGTAACAATCTTATCTTTTTTTCTGATAATTATTTTTAATAATTTTTTACCGACTAATTATACTAAAATTAGTTTTTTCTCATTTACACACCGAGCATGGGAAATGATGCTAGGTGGTGTTGCATTTCTTTATAGTGATTTTTTTCAAACAAACATATCTATTGTTTTAAAGAAACTAATTACTTATTTATGCTTTTTGGGTTTAGCTATAAGTATTTTCTGTTTTACAGATAATGATGTTTGGCCATCAGCTTTAACATTGTTGCCAACTATATCTTCATTTTTATTAATCGCAATCCATAAAGAGTATTCTTTTTACAAAAATAGAGGAATACAGTATGTTGGAAGTATTTCTTATAGTCTATACCTTTGGCATTGGCCTATTTATGTTATTTCGAAATATTTTGATTATAATGGGTGGGACGTAATAATTAGTTTATTAATATTATCAGTTATATTATCAGTTTTAACTTATACTTTTATTGAAAAGAAAACAAAATTTATATCTGTAAATGCAATCCTTGTTACAACTTTTTTTACTCTTCTCATTTCGGGTTTAGCATATTTTTTTCCCTTAAATAATCACTTATTTAGTGAAGATGTCGTAGCTCTTTCTGAATATAGACAACATTATGAAGCTACTAGAGCTAAGCAATTCCATTCTGGTACTTGTCACCATATGAAAAAGATTAACTATAAAGATTGCTTATGTATCAATTTTGATAAAAAAAATGTTTTGTTATTAGGTGATAGCCATGCAGCCCAATACTCCCTTTCTTTGAGAAGTAAATTAGATAGTAGTAAATATAATTTCATAGAACATACAGTAGTTGGTACTCTACCTTTAATTAATTTTCAAGGCGAAAAAATGGCTAGTAAGCAATTTCAAGATATCTTTGAAAACTTTATTGTTACTAATAAGGATAAAATAGATGTAATTATTCTTTCTGGCCATTGGGTAAATTATCACACCTTTAAAGATTATGAAAATGATGTAGATTTAGCAAAAGGTATCAATGAAACTATATTCTTTGTAGAAAAACTTGGAATAAAATTAATAATTCTTGGTCAAACTGAAAAATATAATATTAATTTTTCTAGAGTAGAAGCTTTTAAGATGATTGGTAAAAAAGAAAAGTCTTATATAGATGAAAACTCTTTTTTATTAAATAATAATCTAAAAAAATTAGTTCCAGTAAAAAATTATATTGACTTATTTTTAAGGAGTGAATTTAAGCATTATGATAATAAAACTAAAACTCCTTATATGTTTGATGATGATCATTTGAGTTTATACGGAGCTGACCAAGTAATCGATTTCCTAATAAAGGAAAAGAAAATTTAA
- the rfbA gene encoding glucose-1-phosphate thymidylyltransferase RfbA, which produces MKGIILAGGSGTRLFPLTIAVSKQLLPVYDKPMIYYPLSVLMLAGIKEILIITTPHDQASFKKLLGDGSQVGCKFEYAIQAEPNGLAEAFIIGEEFIGNDKVALVLGDNIFYGSGFGALLRSKKDITGAAVFAYPVHDPERYGVVEFDSENKVISLEEKPKLAKSNYAVPGLYFYDNRVVEFAKKVKPSSRGEKEITTLNQMYLDKSELEVGIMTRGMAWLDTGTVDSMDAATEFVRVIEKRTDKKIACIEEIAYLHGFIDENQLLETAKKYGKSGYGEYLKKL; this is translated from the coding sequence ATGAAAGGAATTATATTAGCTGGAGGTTCAGGAACTAGACTATTTCCATTAACAATTGCTGTAAGTAAACAGTTATTACCTGTTTACGACAAACCTATGATTTATTATCCGCTATCGGTACTAATGTTAGCAGGTATTAAAGAAATATTAATTATAACAACACCTCACGATCAAGCGTCATTTAAAAAATTATTAGGAGACGGTTCTCAGGTCGGTTGTAAATTTGAATATGCCATTCAAGCAGAACCAAATGGTTTAGCAGAAGCATTTATTATTGGTGAAGAGTTTATAGGTAATGATAAAGTAGCACTAGTTTTGGGTGATAATATTTTCTATGGAAGTGGTTTTGGAGCTTTACTCCGTAGTAAAAAAGATATTACAGGAGCTGCAGTTTTTGCATATCCAGTTCATGACCCAGAGCGTTATGGAGTTGTTGAATTTGACAGTGAAAATAAAGTAATTAGTCTGGAAGAAAAACCCAAATTAGCAAAATCAAATTATGCGGTACCTGGTTTATATTTTTATGATAACCGTGTCGTTGAATTTGCTAAGAAAGTAAAACCATCAAGTAGAGGTGAAAAAGAGATTACAACTTTAAACCAAATGTATCTAGATAAATCAGAATTAGAAGTAGGTATAATGACAAGAGGAATGGCATGGTTAGATACAGGTACAGTCGATTCTATGGATGCGGCAACAGAATTTGTACGGGTTATAGAGAAAAGGACTGATAAAAAGATAGCCTGTATCGAAGAAATTGCTTATTTACATGGTTTTATTGATGAAAATCAATTATTAGAAACTGCTAAAAAGTATGGTAAAAGTGGTTATGGCGAATATCTAAAAAAATTGTAA
- a CDS encoding oligosaccharide flippase family protein: MVKATSILGGVQFFQIIIQIVRSKFIAIFLGTTGMGIASLLNSTLDLIGAFTNLGLNTSAIKNVSVANASGDVNKVGTIVTVLRKLIWFTGILGTIITLIFSSWLSEFTFGNSEFSFAFMWISITLLFKQLTTGQLVILQGLHKINYLAKANLVGSLIGLIVTVPLYYFFQIDAIVPAIIITSIISLIVSKYFSLKVDVTKVKVSGKKTIEESKAMVEMGVMISLNGIFTMIAAYFLKIYISNIGGVEIVGLYTAGFAIVNTYVGMIFSAMATDYYPRLSAVNTDNDLVQETVEQQALIVLLILIPIIVVFLIFSPLLIQFFYSNKFIPIVQMVNFAIIGMAFRAVSWSLGFILLAKGESKLLIKTGVGFNTVFFLCNISGYMLMGLTGIGISFIVNYIIHLLGMLLITKYKYSFFFSLTFYKVFLVSLLICFIGLGITFVSNSLLRYPLGIVLIISTIYYSFIELDKRLNLREIYLNFRLKNNK, encoded by the coding sequence GTGGTTAAAGCTACTTCAATTTTAGGAGGTGTTCAATTTTTTCAAATTATTATTCAGATAGTTCGGTCTAAATTTATAGCAATATTTCTTGGTACTACAGGGATGGGTATTGCTTCTTTATTAAATTCTACATTAGATTTGATAGGGGCTTTTACAAATTTGGGTCTAAATACAAGTGCTATTAAAAATGTTTCTGTTGCGAATGCTAGTGGAGATGTTAATAAGGTAGGAACAATTGTAACTGTTTTAAGGAAGTTAATTTGGTTTACAGGAATTTTAGGAACTATTATTACTCTTATTTTTTCTTCATGGCTTAGTGAATTTACATTTGGTAATTCTGAATTTTCTTTTGCCTTTATGTGGATTTCTATTACTTTACTGTTTAAACAATTAACAACTGGTCAGTTAGTTATATTGCAGGGTTTGCATAAAATTAATTATCTGGCTAAAGCAAATTTAGTGGGTAGTTTAATTGGATTAATTGTTACTGTTCCCTTGTATTATTTTTTTCAGATTGATGCTATTGTTCCTGCAATTATAATTACATCTATAATAAGTTTAATTGTGTCAAAATATTTTTCTCTTAAAGTTGACGTAACTAAAGTTAAGGTATCAGGGAAGAAAACAATTGAGGAAAGTAAAGCTATGGTTGAAATGGGCGTAATGATTAGTTTGAATGGGATATTTACTATGATTGCTGCCTATTTCTTGAAAATTTACATAAGTAATATAGGCGGGGTTGAGATTGTTGGTTTGTATACAGCTGGTTTTGCAATTGTCAATACATATGTTGGAATGATTTTTTCGGCTATGGCTACAGATTATTATCCGAGGTTATCAGCTGTAAATACAGATAATGATTTAGTTCAAGAAACTGTAGAGCAACAAGCTCTTATTGTACTTTTAATTTTGATCCCAATAATTGTTGTTTTTTTAATTTTCTCACCTTTATTAATTCAATTTTTTTACAGTAATAAGTTTATACCTATTGTACAAATGGTAAATTTTGCGATTATAGGTATGGCTTTTAGAGCAGTTTCTTGGTCATTGGGTTTTATATTATTGGCAAAAGGAGAGAGTAAATTACTTATTAAAACAGGGGTAGGTTTTAATACTGTTTTTTTTTTATGTAATATAAGTGGTTATATGCTTATGGGATTAACTGGGATTGGGATCTCATTTATTGTAAATTATATTATTCATCTATTAGGTATGTTGCTTATAACGAAGTATAAATATTCTTTTTTCTTTAGCCTTACTTTCTATAAAGTTTTTTTAGTCAGTTTATTAATTTGCTTTATTGGATTAGGTATTACATTTGTGTCTAACAGTTTACTCAGATATCCTTTAGGAATAGTATTAATTATATCTACTATTTATTATTCTTTTATAGAACTGGATAAAAGGTTAAATCTTAGAGAAATCTATTTAAATTTCCGTTTAAAAAATAACAAATAA
- a CDS encoding DegT/DnrJ/EryC1/StrS family aminotransferase: MIKFLDLQKINAQYEQELKEAAVRVIDSGWYLMGKELESFEKNFASYCNVDYCLGVANGLDALRLIFKAYLEMGVMEKGDEVIVPANTYIASILAITDNNLVPVFVEPNLETFNLDSDLIEAAITSKTKAILTVHLYGQNSIDVKMLDICSKFKLKLIEDGAQSHGAKFQGKISGAIGDAAGHSFYPGKNLGALGDGGAVTTNDSKLASTISALRNYGSHKKYENKFQGLNSRLDEIQAAFLDVKLKYIQEDIAARRKVANYYLENIKNSKIVLPLVLNQEGHVWHLFVVKTEKRDELQSYLAENGIQTLIHYPIPPHKQPAYKEMNHLSFPITEKIHEVVLSLPMSAVMLEEDMRIIVDILNKY; encoded by the coding sequence ATGATTAAGTTTTTAGATTTACAAAAAATAAATGCTCAATACGAGCAAGAACTAAAAGAAGCAGCAGTTAGGGTAATAGATTCTGGGTGGTACTTGATGGGGAAAGAGTTAGAATCTTTTGAGAAAAATTTTGCTTCCTACTGTAATGTAGATTACTGTTTAGGTGTTGCCAATGGATTAGATGCTTTGCGTTTAATTTTTAAGGCATATTTAGAAATGGGAGTTATGGAAAAAGGGGATGAGGTTATTGTTCCTGCTAATACATATATTGCTTCTATTTTGGCTATTACAGATAATAATCTAGTACCTGTTTTTGTTGAACCTAATTTAGAAACATTTAATCTTGATTCAGATTTAATAGAAGCTGCTATTACAAGTAAAACAAAAGCAATATTAACAGTACACTTATATGGACAAAACTCTATAGATGTTAAAATGTTAGATATATGTTCTAAATTTAAATTAAAATTGATTGAAGATGGAGCTCAATCTCATGGAGCAAAATTTCAAGGAAAAATTTCAGGAGCTATTGGAGATGCAGCAGGACATAGTTTTTATCCAGGTAAAAATTTAGGTGCTCTTGGAGATGGTGGTGCGGTAACTACTAACGATTCGAAATTAGCAAGTACTATTAGTGCATTACGCAATTATGGATCACACAAAAAGTATGAGAACAAATTTCAAGGATTAAACTCAAGACTAGATGAGATTCAAGCAGCTTTTTTAGATGTTAAATTAAAATATATTCAAGAAGATATTGCTGCTAGGAGGAAAGTAGCTAATTATTATTTAGAAAATATTAAGAATTCAAAAATTGTGTTGCCTTTGGTTTTAAATCAAGAAGGGCATGTTTGGCACTTATTTGTTGTGAAAACTGAAAAAAGAGATGAATTACAATCTTATTTAGCAGAGAATGGTATTCAAACATTGATTCATTATCCAATACCACCGCATAAGCAACCCGCATATAAAGAAATGAACCATTTGTCTTTTCCTATTACAGAAAAGATACATGAGGTAGTTCTTAGTTTACCGATGAGTGCAGTAATGTTGGAAGAAGATATGAGAATAATAGTTGATATTTTAAATAAGTATTAA